The following are encoded together in the Mustela nigripes isolate SB6536 chromosome 11, MUSNIG.SB6536, whole genome shotgun sequence genome:
- the PRR14 gene encoding proline-rich protein 14 isoform X2: MDLPGDSSSPGRSRLCRQPLARALWGARSPKRPRLQSLAAPSPLEKASRRVLAVVLEDIMAAHRVPLAPQEETPCTRHRSDRQDSVHSQPPASPPQEAAWPSQTRPPDPLHLCREPLSRIHRASSTLRRRPRTRPGPEEGPSPKVDWAPQPTLVVMLEDIASPRPSTEGFADETPNFLIPTRRDPDPPFQPSALPEDPPETPPPAPDPVLEPPSVPPPSSLLRPRLSPWGLAPLFRSVRSKLESFADIFLTPNKVPRPPPPSPPMKLELKIAISEAEQSRAAEDTASVSPRPPIRQWRARDHSPPAPLSKPSLCRSHSCPDLGPPGPDACSWPPAPHHPSRSRPRRHTVGGGEAARPPPPPRPCLRKEVFPLGGVGGSPTLVTTCSSTATSSSFSEPAEPRLGSTKGKEPRASEDQVLSDPETKTMGKVSRFRIRRTPSRAQLNLTPMGLPRPIRLNKKEFSLEEIYTNKNYQSPTTRRTFETIFEEPRERNGTLIFTSSKKLRRAVEFRDSSLPRSRRPSRGVRAAGGRTLTPSLPPSPDVGPLLQQRLEELDASLLEEEEVDREQPRRT; encoded by the exons ATGGACTTGCCCGGGGACTCCAG TTCACCTGGCCGGTCGCGTCTGTGCCGCCAGCCGCTGGCTCGAGCATTATGGGGAGCCCGGAGCCCCAAACGGCCGAGACTGCAGTCTCTAGCGGCCCCCTCACCTCTGGAGAAGGCCTCTCGGCGGGTTTTGGCCGTGGTGCTGGAAGATATTATGGCTGCCCACAGG GTTCCCCTGGCGCCCCAGGAAGAGACCCCCTGCACACGGCACCGCAGCGACCGGCAGGACTCTGTCCACAGCCAGCCGCCTGCCTCGCCACCCCAAGAGGCTGCGTGGCCCTCACAGACCAG GCCTCCCGACCCACTGCACTTATGCCGAGAGCCCTTGAGCCGCATCCACCGCGCCTCTTCTACCCTGAGGCGGCGACCAAGGACGAGGCCTGGCCCAGAGGAGGGCCCTTCACCGAAGGTGGACTGGGCCCCCCAGCCTACTCTGGTGGTGATGCTAGAGGACATTGCGAGCCCACGACCCTCAACTGAG GGTTTTGCTGATGAGACTCCCAACTTCCTCATCCCCACGAGAAG GGACCCGGATCCCCCATTCCAGCCGTCTGCCCTGCCTGAGGACCCTCCGGAGACCCCACCACCAG CCCCGGATCCTGTACTGGAGCCCCCATCGGTCCCACCGCCGTCCAGCCTTTTACGCCCCCGCCTCAGTCCCTGGGGCTTGGCCCCGCTCTTCCGTTCCGTCCGCTCCAAGCTGGAGAGCTTTGCTGACATCTTCCTCACGCCCAACAAAGTCCCacggcccccacccccatcacccccCATGAAGTTGGAGTTGAAGATTGCCATCTCAGAGGCCGAGCAGTCCCGGGCTGCTGAGGACACTGCGTCTGTCAGCCCCAGGCCCCCTATCCGCCAGTGGCGAGCCCGAGACCACAGCCCCCCAGCACCTCTCTCTAAGCCCTCTCTGTGCCGAAGCCACTCCTGCCCTGATCTGGGACCTCCTGGCCCAGATGCCTGCAGCtggccccctgctccccaccacccaaGCCGGTCACGGCCCCGGCGGCACACCGTGGGTGGTGGAGAGGCGGCCcgacccccaccaccccctcggCCCTGTCTCCGGAAAGAGGTCTTCCCTCTTGGAGGAGTGGGAGGCTCTCCTACCCTTGTCACAACTTGCTCGTCCACCgcaacttcctcctccttctctgaacCTGCAGAACCCAG GTTGGGCTCAACCAAAGGGAAGGAGCCAAGAGCCTCAGAGGACCAGGTGCTTTCAGACCCGGAGACCAAG ACCATGGGAAAGGTTTCTCGATTCAGAATACGCAGAACACCATCCCGTGCTCAGCTAAACCTTACACCAATGGGGCTGCCTCGACCAATCCG GTTGAACAAGAAGGAGTTCAGCTTAGAAGAAATTTATACCAACAAGAATTATCAGTCGCCTACAACCAGGAG GACCTTTGAGACCATCTTTGAGGAGCCCCGGGAGCGCAACGGGACTTTGATTTTCACCAGCTCCAAGAAGCTTCGGCGGGCTGTAGAGTTTCGGGACAGCAGCCTCCCTCGATCCCGGCGGCCGTCTCGGGGGGTGCGGGCTGCGGGTGGCAGGACCCTcacccccagcctgccccccAGCCCAGACGTGGGACCTCTGCTGCAGCAGCGGCTAGAGGAGCTGGATGCCTCActcctggaagaggaagaagtagataGGGAGCAGCCCCGACGGACCTAG
- the PRR14 gene encoding proline-rich protein 14 isoform X1, translated as MDLPGDSSSPGRSRLCRQPLARALWGARSPKRPRLQSLAAPSPLEKASRRVLAVVLEDIMAAHRVPLAPQEETPCTRHRSDRQDSVHSQPPASPPQEAAWPSQTRPPDPLHLCREPLSRIHRASSTLRRRPRTRPGPEEGPSPKVDWAPQPTLVVMLEDIASPRPSTEGFADETPNFLIPTRRAEPVTLVHQSMPPSRDPDPPFQPSALPEDPPETPPPAPDPVLEPPSVPPPSSLLRPRLSPWGLAPLFRSVRSKLESFADIFLTPNKVPRPPPPSPPMKLELKIAISEAEQSRAAEDTASVSPRPPIRQWRARDHSPPAPLSKPSLCRSHSCPDLGPPGPDACSWPPAPHHPSRSRPRRHTVGGGEAARPPPPPRPCLRKEVFPLGGVGGSPTLVTTCSSTATSSSFSEPAEPRLGSTKGKEPRASEDQVLSDPETKTMGKVSRFRIRRTPSRAQLNLTPMGLPRPIRLNKKEFSLEEIYTNKNYQSPTTRRTFETIFEEPRERNGTLIFTSSKKLRRAVEFRDSSLPRSRRPSRGVRAAGGRTLTPSLPPSPDVGPLLQQRLEELDASLLEEEEVDREQPRRT; from the exons ATGGACTTGCCCGGGGACTCCAG TTCACCTGGCCGGTCGCGTCTGTGCCGCCAGCCGCTGGCTCGAGCATTATGGGGAGCCCGGAGCCCCAAACGGCCGAGACTGCAGTCTCTAGCGGCCCCCTCACCTCTGGAGAAGGCCTCTCGGCGGGTTTTGGCCGTGGTGCTGGAAGATATTATGGCTGCCCACAGG GTTCCCCTGGCGCCCCAGGAAGAGACCCCCTGCACACGGCACCGCAGCGACCGGCAGGACTCTGTCCACAGCCAGCCGCCTGCCTCGCCACCCCAAGAGGCTGCGTGGCCCTCACAGACCAG GCCTCCCGACCCACTGCACTTATGCCGAGAGCCCTTGAGCCGCATCCACCGCGCCTCTTCTACCCTGAGGCGGCGACCAAGGACGAGGCCTGGCCCAGAGGAGGGCCCTTCACCGAAGGTGGACTGGGCCCCCCAGCCTACTCTGGTGGTGATGCTAGAGGACATTGCGAGCCCACGACCCTCAACTGAG GGTTTTGCTGATGAGACTCCCAACTTCCTCATCCCCACGAGAAG AGCCGAGCCCGTGACGCTTGTTCACCAGTCAATGCCTCCGTCCAGGGACCCGGATCCCCCATTCCAGCCGTCTGCCCTGCCTGAGGACCCTCCGGAGACCCCACCACCAG CCCCGGATCCTGTACTGGAGCCCCCATCGGTCCCACCGCCGTCCAGCCTTTTACGCCCCCGCCTCAGTCCCTGGGGCTTGGCCCCGCTCTTCCGTTCCGTCCGCTCCAAGCTGGAGAGCTTTGCTGACATCTTCCTCACGCCCAACAAAGTCCCacggcccccacccccatcacccccCATGAAGTTGGAGTTGAAGATTGCCATCTCAGAGGCCGAGCAGTCCCGGGCTGCTGAGGACACTGCGTCTGTCAGCCCCAGGCCCCCTATCCGCCAGTGGCGAGCCCGAGACCACAGCCCCCCAGCACCTCTCTCTAAGCCCTCTCTGTGCCGAAGCCACTCCTGCCCTGATCTGGGACCTCCTGGCCCAGATGCCTGCAGCtggccccctgctccccaccacccaaGCCGGTCACGGCCCCGGCGGCACACCGTGGGTGGTGGAGAGGCGGCCcgacccccaccaccccctcggCCCTGTCTCCGGAAAGAGGTCTTCCCTCTTGGAGGAGTGGGAGGCTCTCCTACCCTTGTCACAACTTGCTCGTCCACCgcaacttcctcctccttctctgaacCTGCAGAACCCAG GTTGGGCTCAACCAAAGGGAAGGAGCCAAGAGCCTCAGAGGACCAGGTGCTTTCAGACCCGGAGACCAAG ACCATGGGAAAGGTTTCTCGATTCAGAATACGCAGAACACCATCCCGTGCTCAGCTAAACCTTACACCAATGGGGCTGCCTCGACCAATCCG GTTGAACAAGAAGGAGTTCAGCTTAGAAGAAATTTATACCAACAAGAATTATCAGTCGCCTACAACCAGGAG GACCTTTGAGACCATCTTTGAGGAGCCCCGGGAGCGCAACGGGACTTTGATTTTCACCAGCTCCAAGAAGCTTCGGCGGGCTGTAGAGTTTCGGGACAGCAGCCTCCCTCGATCCCGGCGGCCGTCTCGGGGGGTGCGGGCTGCGGGTGGCAGGACCCTcacccccagcctgccccccAGCCCAGACGTGGGACCTCTGCTGCAGCAGCGGCTAGAGGAGCTGGATGCCTCActcctggaagaggaagaagtagataGGGAGCAGCCCCGACGGACCTAG
- the PRR14 gene encoding proline-rich protein 14 isoform X3, producing MAAHRVPLAPQEETPCTRHRSDRQDSVHSQPPASPPQEAAWPSQTRPPDPLHLCREPLSRIHRASSTLRRRPRTRPGPEEGPSPKVDWAPQPTLVVMLEDIASPRPSTEGFADETPNFLIPTRRAEPVTLVHQSMPPSRDPDPPFQPSALPEDPPETPPPAPDPVLEPPSVPPPSSLLRPRLSPWGLAPLFRSVRSKLESFADIFLTPNKVPRPPPPSPPMKLELKIAISEAEQSRAAEDTASVSPRPPIRQWRARDHSPPAPLSKPSLCRSHSCPDLGPPGPDACSWPPAPHHPSRSRPRRHTVGGGEAARPPPPPRPCLRKEVFPLGGVGGSPTLVTTCSSTATSSSFSEPAEPRLGSTKGKEPRASEDQVLSDPETKTMGKVSRFRIRRTPSRAQLNLTPMGLPRPIRLNKKEFSLEEIYTNKNYQSPTTRRTFETIFEEPRERNGTLIFTSSKKLRRAVEFRDSSLPRSRRPSRGVRAAGGRTLTPSLPPSPDVGPLLQQRLEELDASLLEEEEVDREQPRRT from the exons ATGGCTGCCCACAGG GTTCCCCTGGCGCCCCAGGAAGAGACCCCCTGCACACGGCACCGCAGCGACCGGCAGGACTCTGTCCACAGCCAGCCGCCTGCCTCGCCACCCCAAGAGGCTGCGTGGCCCTCACAGACCAG GCCTCCCGACCCACTGCACTTATGCCGAGAGCCCTTGAGCCGCATCCACCGCGCCTCTTCTACCCTGAGGCGGCGACCAAGGACGAGGCCTGGCCCAGAGGAGGGCCCTTCACCGAAGGTGGACTGGGCCCCCCAGCCTACTCTGGTGGTGATGCTAGAGGACATTGCGAGCCCACGACCCTCAACTGAG GGTTTTGCTGATGAGACTCCCAACTTCCTCATCCCCACGAGAAG AGCCGAGCCCGTGACGCTTGTTCACCAGTCAATGCCTCCGTCCAGGGACCCGGATCCCCCATTCCAGCCGTCTGCCCTGCCTGAGGACCCTCCGGAGACCCCACCACCAG CCCCGGATCCTGTACTGGAGCCCCCATCGGTCCCACCGCCGTCCAGCCTTTTACGCCCCCGCCTCAGTCCCTGGGGCTTGGCCCCGCTCTTCCGTTCCGTCCGCTCCAAGCTGGAGAGCTTTGCTGACATCTTCCTCACGCCCAACAAAGTCCCacggcccccacccccatcacccccCATGAAGTTGGAGTTGAAGATTGCCATCTCAGAGGCCGAGCAGTCCCGGGCTGCTGAGGACACTGCGTCTGTCAGCCCCAGGCCCCCTATCCGCCAGTGGCGAGCCCGAGACCACAGCCCCCCAGCACCTCTCTCTAAGCCCTCTCTGTGCCGAAGCCACTCCTGCCCTGATCTGGGACCTCCTGGCCCAGATGCCTGCAGCtggccccctgctccccaccacccaaGCCGGTCACGGCCCCGGCGGCACACCGTGGGTGGTGGAGAGGCGGCCcgacccccaccaccccctcggCCCTGTCTCCGGAAAGAGGTCTTCCCTCTTGGAGGAGTGGGAGGCTCTCCTACCCTTGTCACAACTTGCTCGTCCACCgcaacttcctcctccttctctgaacCTGCAGAACCCAG GTTGGGCTCAACCAAAGGGAAGGAGCCAAGAGCCTCAGAGGACCAGGTGCTTTCAGACCCGGAGACCAAG ACCATGGGAAAGGTTTCTCGATTCAGAATACGCAGAACACCATCCCGTGCTCAGCTAAACCTTACACCAATGGGGCTGCCTCGACCAATCCG GTTGAACAAGAAGGAGTTCAGCTTAGAAGAAATTTATACCAACAAGAATTATCAGTCGCCTACAACCAGGAG GACCTTTGAGACCATCTTTGAGGAGCCCCGGGAGCGCAACGGGACTTTGATTTTCACCAGCTCCAAGAAGCTTCGGCGGGCTGTAGAGTTTCGGGACAGCAGCCTCCCTCGATCCCGGCGGCCGTCTCGGGGGGTGCGGGCTGCGGGTGGCAGGACCCTcacccccagcctgccccccAGCCCAGACGTGGGACCTCTGCTGCAGCAGCGGCTAGAGGAGCTGGATGCCTCActcctggaagaggaagaagtagataGGGAGCAGCCCCGACGGACCTAG